gctcagagagattgaATGACCTAACCAAtgtgagcttcagttttcttctttgtaaaacaGACTCAACTAGAAGAGAATGGGGCTTTGActtaaatcaaatttatttttttctttattatttttttgagatggagtgcagtggtgcaatcttggctcactgtcgctctgtcgcccaggctggagtgcagtggtgcaatcttggctcactgcaacctctgcctcccaggttcaaacaattctcaagcttcaccctcccaagtagctggaattacagacatgaaccaccacgcccggatttttagtagagatggggttttgctatgttggccaggctggtctcaaactcctggcctcaagtgatccaccctccttggcctcccaaagtgctgggattacaggtgtgagcccccacgcccagccgACTCTAAAGCCTTTCTACTATACCACGTTATCATCTTATAGTAGAAACTGGTCTACTCATCACAGCTTCTTGAGGACAATGACTATTCCtaattcaactttttattttttcaatatttagtAGTGGTTGGATAGAAAAAGGATGGAAGCATGAATTTATAAGTTAACAAATAGGTTGACTGACAATGGCTTAATGTTACCTAGCCCTCCCCCCAGTATATggagttatatatataataattattgtacAATTTAACCCCAGTGAAACACACATTTGAGTCAGTTTTATATCTCTGGTCTTTAGTTTTCTCACTTATTTACCACAGACACAAGATTTAATAATGCATGATATTCCCAGCAACCTCTCCTTCCCCTAAGCATTTTCTCTGTTCCTCTCCCCTGTCCAGTTCTGCTTAAAGACAGTAGGCCTGGAGAGAGCTGGTTGAAGGAAGGAGGGTTCATGCCTGCTGGCCTTCCTTTGTTGGGGAGTTCTGGGTAATGAGGGGCATAGgagtaaaactaaaaagaagcgaGACTAAGTTGCTTTACATAACGAAAAGCTAACAaagatggaggaggaagaaagacagTAAAGCTACTGTGCTAAAATGGAAGGGAGAGTTTGGGAAGTTTGGAGAGTGAGAAAGTCTACAGCAAAGctgcagggaagggaagaagggaggttTTGAAAAGGGTGGTTGGGGGTTTTGAATTAGACCCCATGTAATgatctttgaaataaatttcttttgaattttaattgaGCCTGGACTGTGCTCCTTTAAATGCAACTGCAGTGATAGACTAGGCTACATGAGGTATGTATTAGGGTTGCGTGCAAAATGGTCCCTGTCCAATCTACTTTACAAGATTATTgtgaaaagcaagaaagaataaagacaaaGGTGCTTTGTAAATGATCAGTCAAGCACTATGGCTCTGCCTCCTCTGCATGCTTTCACATCCATGCACATGCACACCCGCGCACCCTCACACCCTCATACCTGCCAAATCTGTGACAAGGAAGCTGCCATTTGTCCACTGATACAGCCAGTGCTGGAAGGTCTGGCATTTCTGCATGGCCTCAGAGCTGCTAGATGCTGTCACAGCCCCAGCACAGCCCCATTCCCGGGAACAGTAAGACTCCAGGGGCTTGCCCAGGTCTTCCTCCAGGGTAGCATATGGGATATTGTTTGCGGGCCGGTAGATCAGATACAGTGGGATGATCCTAAACATAGTTTCACCCTGCAGTAAGCAAGAAGTATGGCCCAGAgagctcctccctcccacccaatTCTGTATTCTTGGACCTAAAAGAAGGGCCCTTCCAAGAATGGAATTCTCAACTCTGAGCCCAAAGGACAGCAAAGGAAAGCAACTCCACCCTGAGTTCAGGAAAGGAAATGGTATTTTTGGCTTCAGAGTCCTGTCCATTCTCCTGGTTAGTGGGATTAGAACAAAACCCTGCTATGGGCATAGGCAGATTGTGTGGCTTGGGTGAGGGACTGAGGCATGTATGTATCAAACAGAAGGAGCACCTTTAGAGAGGATTCAACCAGATTGTGGTTCTCTGCCAGTGGGACCCCAGATATGCAAAGGTCAGAGTTCAAGTctcaaaatggaaacaaatgccATTTATAGCCGACTCCTACAAAAATCCACACTGACTCCGCCTGCCTACCACAGAAGGGTCCTGACCAGTCTGTCTAGCTTAGCCCATCCCATCACCTTCATGGAGTCCCAGAAACTGCTGTGCCCAAACTCTGCAATCAGCAACATCTGCGCTAAAGAATGAGGAACTGGGGTGGGCAGGAGGAGACTCAAGTCCAGAGCAGAGGCTTTTTCTCAAGTGAGTAGTAAATGAGGTCTCTATTTCTAGATTTTTGTGAGGCCACCTCTGAGCTGAGCACGGGCTGTGAGCCTATCTGCACATGGGCATAACCCAGGTTGCCCCTGGGAGGCTGTGAAATCACTGTCTTTGCAAAAGCCCAAGGCAACACTGCTGCACACTGCACGTCCTCCTTGCTGCGTACTTACTCAGGCACCTCCCCAAAGCCAGGCGTGGCCCGGGCTTCTGCTGCGAAGATTTTGCAGTACTCCCTACTCATGTTCTGGATCTTGCACCCCTGTGGATGAGGGAACCAAATATGGTCAGCAAAGAAACTCCCCAGTCCTCCACTGTGTCTACCCCTATTCTGTTAGGGAACCGAGAGGAGGATCCCAGCCCTGGGGGAGGAAGGGCTTACTCCTCCCTGCTCCCTACTCTGcacctcattttcctcttttgtatATAACAAGTGGCTTTCGACTTCTTTTCAAACTGAGATTTTCAAAGTGATTTCCAAACTATTTTCAGGAGTTCTAATGGTATGTGACAGTGCCCCAGAGACCACTCTGTGGAGAACCAGGAAGACGGTCCACCCCACCCACAGCACCACCCTTTCACCCACATATAAACAAGGCTTCCATGAGAGATTATGTATGGAGCAGGGTGAAGGTTTCAGCTGTAAATACAGAGTTTGAAAACTATGGCCCAAGTTGTTTTGAAGCTCTCAAGCTCTCTGAGGCCAAGCATCTGAATTCTGGGCTGCATCTCAGGCTTTCCACAAGGTCCATCCTAGGAGCCTCATAAGGTTGAGATTGAGATGCCTTCTGCCTCGATACTGGGCATCCCAACAGGACCTGGGCTGGGAAAGGGCAGGGGGTGAGTAAGTAAAGGGATAGGGCGTGAAGATGGGACATAGTACCTGGATGGTGACGTCGTAGTTTCTGCCCACGAGAGAAGTCTCACTGCTGGGCCCAAACACAAGCAGGCTGGACACCTTGATGATGCACGTGCGGCCCGACTCGAAGATGGGTTCCAGCCCGTAGATGACCTTGGCCTGGGAGGCCTTCCGAAGGACACACCCATATCCACCCCCTCGGAGCTCCTCGCTTACCAGTCGCCCAAAGAGCTTGTCCCCCCAGCAGCCAGAGTCAGCCAGACCCTTAGCAAATACCATAGGGGTCATCTCAATCTCTTCTCCAACTGAAGAGGAACAGGAGAAATGTGGGACACCAAAAGCTCCTGTCTGACCAATGTGGGGCTCGCAGGGAAGGAAAAGGCCAGAAGAGCCTCCCACCCTGCCAACCTGCTGGGCTCACTTTCTGTTCACGCCTGCTCTTTGGGCACACTGAGTCCCTACCAGACTATGAGCTGCCTGGGGCAGAAACTCTACTTGATTCAACCCCTGCCATCTAGTGGTACCCGTGTGGTATCCATCACATAAACCCTGCCTTCCACAAACGCATCCTGAGCACTGTCCAAACACAGTGCTCAGGATGTGCTTGTGGAAGGCAGGGGTTTTCTGTGGCAATAGCAATCAATACAGAATACCAGAATTACTTTGTTTTAGAATTCATTGTTTTGATTAGATGAATACATGACTCCATTTCAACCAACATGTTTGACTGAAACAAAAAGTTTGCAGGACAAATCCAGCAGCAGTGAGTGCTCAAATTGTGACCGCTAAATATAATTTCCATTAAAGGGAAACCAGAGCTTTCTAAAGAAATGGTTGATTCCAGGTCTAGGCAGAAAGTGTACAGCAAGGACCTGAAATAGTGTGTGAGACCAGAAAGCAAGAGAGCTAGCAAAAGCTATTAGAGACTTGGCAGAAGGACACAGGGGCCAACCTGAAGGGGCTCCCTTGGGCCAAAAAGGAAACAATCTTGGCaacaaaaataattactgaaaCATGTTGAATAtatcaaatatgttaaaaatccATGTATTCATAgtggtgaccaaaaaaaaaaaaaaaaaaaaatccaatctcCTCCCTCAAACAATAACCTCACTGGTCACCTATGGAAAATGGTAGGGCACCAACTCATTATTCTAGTAACTAAAGGGAAAAGAGCGAATATTTATCCTTCATTTCCTGTTGGAACTTATGTATTGCGATAACCAAATAATCATCccttttttacagaaaaaaatcagctaatgaatgaagaagaaaagatcaTATTAAACTATCTCCATGTTGCAACTGCTAATGAAATAATAGATTTAGGCAATAATCAGTGACTGCTAAAACCCCTAGATAACAATAGGGTTTGTATCAgattgtttttaactttaaaatgggATGGATCACACAGATACCACCTGAATGAACCAATGACCAATCTTAACATTACTAAAACGGAAACAATCTGACATTATGTGCCTCCAGATAGGATGCAAAAGGTATACACAGCACCTGTGAGTtattcttgcaaaaaaaaaaaaaaaaattcacacctGAATTTGACCGAACATCTAAATCTGATTACCAATTTAGAAGACGCACGTGCATGGGGGAGCATGTTAAATGGGAATACAATCAACAAAATCCAGAATGTTAGAAATTATATACCAATGACTTTAACAAATACatggcaaaggaaaaaaacaaataaagtagGAGAAACTGTTAAATATTAAGAGAGACTTGGGAGCTGCATCAGCCAAAAGCAATGAGTGGTTCCTGATTCAAATAAACCAACATATATGAGACATTTGGGGAAATCTGACTGGATGTTTGatgatattaaataattattatttagttttgaggTTGAGGTTATATTTGATATTGATTAAACTTTATTCGATTACTAAACAAAAGTCACTAAttggcacttcgggaggccaacgcaggcagatcccttgaggtcaggagtttgagaccagactagccaacatggtgaaacctgtctctactaaaaatacaaaaatgagctgagtgtggtggtgcacatctgtaatcccagctaccggggagactgaggcacgagaattgcttgaacccaggaagcagaggttgcagtgagccaagatcatgccaatgcactccagcctgggtgacagttgagactcgatctcaaaacaAAGTCACTGGTTGGATAAATGAGTGATTGAAagagtgagtgaatgaaggaatTAATGCATTTGTTAGCAAGTACAGCTCTAAACATCTTTTCATCACTGGCTGCCTTCACAGTCCCAAGCCTTAGCCTGTCTCTTGCAAGAGCAGTACATATCCATCCCTATTTGAGCCCTTCAAATGTGTATCAAACTTTGCAGGTATTTCATGATCACCAGGAAGTTTGCTGAAGATGCAATGTTCCTAGGTCCTTCCTAGGTCATTAAAGATGTCTGTAGTGCAGCAGGGACCAGGAAattgcatttctaacaggttcCCTGTGTGAATCTAATGCTGGGGTCCACAGAGTACTGTGAGAAATCCTGGGTAGGAGCTGGCAGGACAAGACATGCCCTGGTGGCCAGTTCTGTCCTGGATCAAAGACTCTGACATGGACAAAGGGCACAAGGGTGAACTAACTCTGGTGCAGTGGCCCCCTTGGCCACTTCTTCCCCTACAACCTTCTGATACAGCAGTCCTCCTCTATCATCTCCCCAAGCCATATCCTAAACTAGGAGGCAAAGGCGAGCAGTATGTGGATTGGGATCAGACTCCAAGCCCTTAAAGAGGGTCCTCCCTGCAGATGGCAGGGATAGGACCATCCCGCCTTCCCCAGGGGGGCACCATACCTTCACCTTCTTCTCTGGAGATGAATCCTGACAACActagatacagaaaaagaagaaagcagcgCCTTCAGGCTGCTGTGCCAAGAGACTGCCTTCTCTCAAAGATGACTGCTGCCCACCCCCCAGGAGCCAGGCCAGGCTGAGACCCCGGGCCGCGGGGCACACTCACCTtcagggctgaggcagaagtcGGTGGAGGCCGAGCCGTGCTCGTTGTGGATGGTGCACCGATACACGCCGCAGTCTACGGGGGAGGCCTGCACGATGGCCAAGGCCGCCGGCCCCTCATCTCCTGCGCTGCAGATTGGAGACCCTACTCATGAGGGCCATCGCCATGGCATGGGGGCAGACTGTGGTCCTAAGCATCCTTGGAGCCCACTCTCAGAGGCTGCTGAGAACCCCAGCTCTGAGAACTCTGGGGAAGCAGTGCAATTCCAGGGCCAAGAGCTGGTACTAAAGCCCACAGATCTGGTTTGCAGTCCtgacacttactagctgtgtggctttggacaaGTGGTTTAAAGAAGGctgagcctccattttctcatctctacTATGGAAATAAAAGGACCTCCCctggttattgtgaggattaatgagGCGATAGGCTCAAAGCACTAGGACAGTGCCCAACAGTATTACTGCAATCAGGGAGCCAGGTCAGGTGATGGTGGTATCGTTGGCTTACCTCCTGCCCACCTCGCCCACTGGGCACTGATCCTTGGCCCATGTCAAGACTGAGTCACTAAGAATGTTGAAAAACTGGCACCAGAGTTTCAGGCTACCGGAGGCATCAGGAAACTGCTCTACCCGAATCTTCCGGATGACCTGTGGGGCTGAGAGCAGGGTCCAGTCAAGAGGGGAACAACACCTCTCCTCTGGCCATATCCTTGCTTTCCTGGGTGTCTGGAAAAGGCTGGGAGAAAACAGGATTCAAGTCTCCACACAGACCTACCAAGGTGCCTCACAGCCCCCAGGTGCTTCCTGCCTATATCTCAGGCTTCTGCCCTGACCCCCAAAGCACACATCTCAGCTAGACAGAAGCCCCTACTCCACCTTGACCCCAGGCTGGGAGGGGCTCCTAGCTGAGGACCCACACAGCAGTTGAGACAGGAACTTCAGTTTGCATTCTAGGTCCCTAACTCTAGAAGCCTGCATTTGAATCCTGTCCCCACCACTCTGTAATCATGCGACAACTCTGTAAAGGGGGACTGGTGATGATGGAGAACTAGAACGCTACTgaagccaggccctgtgctaagcacttcacCTATTCCATCCCATTTAAGCCTCACGCCATTGCAAAGGTGGTACTGTTATCTCCACTTTGTGGAGTGGCAGAACCAAAACAAGAACTAGGCCTTTCAGATTCCAAAGGCTGTGAGAGAAGGGTACCTTTACCAAGGTAATTTGTGAATCCTGAGGAGGGATATGCTATCTGTCATGGGGTGGTGCtgttagcagcagcagcagcgtgCTTTCCATGGCTCCATGGCGGCCCTGTCCTGTGACGCCATCCCCCGCCTCCCTCCCCATTGCTCACCTTTCAGCAGGTCTTTGGCTTTCCTGGGCTTGGCCAGTGTCTCCTGCTTGCCTTCATCCAGGGCCAGCTCTGTGTTCAGACCGCCAGCcttggggctggggctgaggtCTCCTGCCGCCAGCTCCTCCTCTGCCCGAGGCACCTCCAGCATGCTCGCCTTTCTGCCCTGCGTAGGGGAGCGTCTCTCCCGCCCTGGAGTCCCTGGGGACCCAGGCACCAGGCTTTTCCTGGGCCCCCGGGGGGAAACCGTGGGGCTCTCCCTTTCTTCAGGTGTGGTCGCCTCCCCATCTCCTGCTGCTCTGACCTTAGGGAGAAATCTCTTCCTCCGGGCCCCTAGAGCCAGTTCCTCAGGTGTAGCTGCCGGGAGACCTGTCAGAGCCTCCCCTGGGAACTTCTCTTCTTGGGAGGGCTCCTGGGCTATGCTCTCTGTTGAGGGTCCCTGCCCAGGGACTGCCTGCCCACCTGCCTCCCCCAGCTGATCACCCATGCTGCTCTCCTGAGAGGCCCCCAGGAGGCCAGGCCCCTCAAGGGAAACCTCTCCCTCACCCTCACTGGCTCCTTCTGAGGCCAGCCCAGGGCCCTCGTCTACCACAATGGCAGGGACAGTGAGGCAGCTGGGACCAGGACCCCATGAGCCTCGGGCAGCAGCAAGGGCCTGGCGGCCAGCCTGCACCTCGCGGTCCAGGAGGCCAGTGAGGCGGCGGGAGGTACAGGGGCTCAGCAGCAGGGTCTGTGCACTCTGCACCAGGTGGTTGTTCTCCACACGCTCCAGGATACGCCTCGATGTCCGGGGACTCAGCCCAGCCACTTCCACAGTGGGTGTCAGAGTGGCTGAGGGCGCCAGACCTCCGGTAGCTGCCCCGACCTGGGACTCTCCTGCTCCACTCGTCTCTGTGCTGGACAGCTTCAACAGCAGAAGCAGGTAGTTCTTCAGGGAATCTATGAGGCCAGGGTCACAGCTCCGGGGACCTGGGGTCCGCCCCTCCACATCTGATACCTGGGCACAGGCCCCCTCACTGCTGGTGGCCATGGTTTCTGGTGGGTGACTCTGAGTGGGGGTCCCTGGCCCCAGGTGCAGTGTTGGGGCAGAACTTATCAGGGCCTGATCCTCAGAGGGCAGGAAGGCAGCCGTGCTCCTGTGCTGAGAAGTCAGGGTACTGCTCGGCCCCTCCTTTGGGCTAGCAGTCAGCTCAGTTCCAGGAAGAGAAGGCATTGTGGGTACCTCCTGGCTCAGGCCAGCTGGAGGACAGCCACCCTGATCCACACACGGCACTCCCCCTGGCTGCTCCTGCTTGGGGCACTGGAACGGGCTGTCCTCCTGCTTGGCCTGGACTGGCCCTGATGACTGTGGCCCTTGgcatctctctcctcccacctgcTCCACACTCCCTTCATGCGGCGGTTGTGCTGGGAGCATGAGGTTCCCTGACAGGGGACCCAGCACAGTTTGCTCATGGTTCCTGGAGGCTGTTACTGCTGCCTCCTCAGATCTGGGTGGGAAACCAGGTTTTTCTGGGACACAAGACCCTTCTGGGATCTGTGTAAAACATTCAATACTTAGAGGAGCTCTAGGACCCTCTGTAGGTGGGAGTTCGGGGGTTCTGGATGGTGGGCCAAGGCTGGTCACTGCCTCCTGCTCTGACTGACCTTCCGTGGCTGTGGGCGCACTCCCCGCTGACTGCATCCCCTTCTCTTCCTGCATCCCTCTGTCTTCCTGTGTGCCCTCATCTGCCTGGGCCTTCCTGTCTTCCTGTACCTTCTCACCCGCCTGTGTTGTTTCTAGCTGTGTCTCTGCCCTTCCCTGTGTCACCATGACCTTCTCTGCACTCCTGTCTGACTGTGGCCTCTTACTTTCTTGTGTCCCAGCATCCACCTGTGTCTTCCTATCTGCCCGTGTCCTCTGGGCTGTCTGTGTTCCGCCTCCCCTGGTCCTTCCATCCACCTGTATCTTCCCATCTGCCTGCACATTCTTCTTGCTTCCAGTTCTCTGGTTAGCAGATGTTCTCCCATCCTCCTGGGTTTCCATATCCATAGGTTCAAAGACACCTTGACTGCCAGAGGTGCTACAACCAATGGAAGCTACACCAGAGCTGCTGCTAGCCGACACAGTAGGAGCCATGGTTGTCTGGCATTCCAGGACCTGAGAACATGGGGACAAAAGTAAGGATTTAACTACATGGACATTCAGATCTCTTTCCAATCTGGCATCCCCGCCTCCTCTGACCTCATCCACAACTGCTCTGATGGGAATCTTGCTGCCTGGTTTCTCAGGCCCGCTGGAAGTTGGGAGGCAAAGACATGTGACAAATTCCCAAAGCCCCATCCATGCCCGCCCACCCTAATCTCTGATCTCAGTATCTGGACTGGGGAATATCTAGCATCCAGACCCAGCTCTTGCCCTTCCCACCTCTTCCTGAAGAAATTCTGCCTTTCCTGAAAGACCTTGCTCATGGCTTATTCCACCCCTCACCCCTACCATATGAAGGAGAATATCCTCTCCCCAGGGCTCCCAGAGCAGTCCTTCTCCTGTGGCACTACTTGCCTTGGATAGAATTATGGGTGAAGTGAGACAGTGCCAAAGGATGTCCCAATAATGGCCTCAATGTCCCGGCATCCACCGGTAACACTGAGTGAGTGGTAATAATGGATGCCATCAAAGCAGAGAGGATTATAGTAATTCTGAATGGCATCTATGCCAGGAAATTAATGAAACATTATAATGTTACTCTTTTGAACATGTATTTGCAAAGCACTATGCTAGGCCCCTGTACATGATATTACCCCACTTACTCCTCATACAGTATGACTACTTAGGAGAATCCGCCCCATTCTAGAGATAACAATGACAAGAAGGCATGCGATCTGTCCACCATCAGGTagtcagtaagtggcagagttcaGATTTGCAGCTGGGTGTATTTCGCTCCAAATCCCAAGCCCTTTGTTGTTATATCATATTGCCACCCACTTTTAAAGGACTTCCTGTCAAACATGGTGGCGTTTAACAGTGatttgcctcttttcctccaagATATCATCAAAACCACTAAAGTAAACAtgaaataaacaaagcaaaatcctTTGTTAGTGAACTGGAGGCAAATAAAAcctagtctcaaaaaacaaacaaaaggataaCGGTGGCCAAAAGCCAACAGATGCAGacactgggaagctgaggaggagcAAAGTGATATGGGGAAATAAACAGGGCCACAGGTCAGCGCGCGGGGAGTGGAGCTGTTCAGCAGGTCTCAAGATGCTGGCAAAATCACAGCTACTGTAGACAAAGGTCTCATCCCGAGCTTATAAACCCGTAAGTCCACATGCAACAAGAGCTGCAGGGTCATGGAAGCCTGGGTGGAAACTGGCCGAAAACACAGGAGCTGAGCAGAGCAGACAAGGAGATGAGATGGAACAGAGGAGGCAGATCTCAGAAAACACTGGCAACTACACTCCTGAAGAAACCTCCGGAAAATTGCTAAGCCAAGAACATTATGTTTTAGCATACAAAGACTAAAGGAATACTGTTCCCACAGGCCTTGCTTGAGGAAATCACCAGGGAACAAATGTAGTCAACCAAAAGATGATTGAGGAAACAACAGCAAAAGAGCTGATGATAAGCACTAAACATATTTCACTTacattaacatatatataaatgcatattgaCATATAACTGTAGAAGCAAGACTAAAATCAAGTGGGGTTTAGAATGGCAAATCAGAACGTTAATGTTCTATGCCCTGACGATACAGATACAACAGAGCCAGCATGAAagtggaaaggggaagaaaataacCAAGTGAAGTAACTTCCTTGACTGTGTCACCTGTAAGAGCCAGGCACCAAAGACATTACTCAAAGCTGAAAAACCAAGTAACAGAAATAGAGGATATTTACCTACATAAAGATAATCACTTAGAAATCAAACTTTAGGCTACTATGAGATAGAAAATGaatgaaggccgggcacggtgactcaaacctgtaatctcagcactttgggaggccgaggcaggcagatcacctgaggtcaggagtttgagaccaccctggctgacatagtaaaaccccgtttctactaaaaatacaaaaaattagccaggcatggtggcacacgcctgtaatcccagctactctgaggctgaggcaggagaatcgcttgaacccaggaggcggaggttacagtgagccaagattgcgccattgcactccagcttgggcaacaagagtaaaactctggcccaaaaaaaagaagatgaatgaagaaaatgcagagaaaaagtgaaaacattgtatcatttttcatcataaaaaATTAGTAGCAACTG
This genomic window from Piliocolobus tephrosceles isolate RC106 chromosome 6, ASM277652v3, whole genome shotgun sequence contains:
- the ALPK3 gene encoding alpha-protein kinase 3; amino-acid sequence: MGSRRAPSRGWGAGGRSGAGGDGEDDGPVWIPSPASRSYLLSVRPETSLSSNRLSHPSSGRSTFCSIIAQLTEETQPLFETTLKSRAVSEDSDVRFTCIVTGYPEPEVTWYKDDMELDRYCGLPKYEITHQGNRHTLQLYRCREEDAAIYQASAQNSKGIVSCSGVLEVGTMTEYKIHQRWFAKLKRKAAAKLREIEQSWKHEKAAPGEADTLRKLSPDRFQRKRRLSGAEALDPSVPTRDPEGGTLAVWQEGETESAQHSGLGLINSFASGEVTTNGEAAPENGEDGEHGLLTYICDAMELGPQRVLKEESGAKKKKKDEESKRGLRKPELEKAAPSRLSSENCIPNSEEPDSCGTQGPTGMEQVQTQPRGRAARGPGSSGTDSTRKPTSAVGTPDKAQKAPAPALAPGPGPGPGPGPGPGQEVYFSLKDMYLENTRAVRLLGEDGPQTLSVQAPGESLKGKAPIRARDEGVPGAPGQPTHSFTPQLTRPFNRKRFAPPKPKGEATTDSKPISSLSQAPECGAQSLVKAPPQASVQVPTPPARRRHGTRDSPLQGQAGHRTPGEVLECQTTMAPTVSASSSSGVASIGCSTSGSQGVFEPMDMETQEDGRTSANQRTGSKKNVQADGKIQVDGRTRGGGTQTAQRTRADRKTQVDAGTQESKRPQSDRSAEKVMVTQGRAETQLETTQAGEKVQEDRKAQADEGTQEDRGMQEEKGMQSAGSAPTATEGQSEQEAVTSLGPPSRTPELPPTEGPRAPLSIECFTQIPEGSCVPEKPGFPPRSEEAAVTASRNHEQTVLGPLSGNLMLPAQPPHEGSVEQVGGERCQGPQSSGPVQAKQEDSPFQCPKQEQPGGVPCVDQGGCPPAGLSQEVPTMPSLPGTELTASPKEGPSSTLTSQHRSTAAFLPSEDQALISSAPTLHLGPGTPTQSHPPETMATSSEGACAQVSDVEGRTPGPRSCDPGLIDSLKNYLLLLLKLSSTETSGAGESQVGAATGGLAPSATLTPTVEVAGLSPRTSRRILERVENNHLVQSAQTLLLSPCTSRRLTGLLDREVQAGRQALAAARGSWGPGPSCLTVPAIVVDEGPGLASEGASEGEGEVSLEGPGLLGASQESSMGDQLGEAGGQAVPGQGPSTESIAQEPSQEEKFPGEALTGLPAATPEELALGARRKRFLPKVRAAGDGEATTPEERESPTVSPRGPRKSLVPGSPGTPGRERRSPTQGRKASMLEVPRAEEELAAGDLSPSPKAGGLNTELALDEGKQETLAKPRKAKDLLKAPQVIRKIRVEQFPDASGSLKLWCQFFNILSDSVLTWAKDQCPVGEVGRSAGDEGPAALAIVQASPVDCGVYRCTIHNEHGSASTDFCLSPEVLSGFISREEGEVGEEIEMTPMVFAKGLADSGCWGDKLFGRLVSEELRGGGYGCVLRKASQAKVIYGLEPIFESGRTCIIKVSSLLVFGPSSETSLVGRNYDVTIQGCKIQNMSREYCKIFAAEARATPGFGEVPEIIPLYLIYRPANNIPYATLEEDLGKPLESYCSREWGCAGAVTASSSSEAMQKCQTFQHWLYQWTNGSFLVTDLAGVDWKMTDVQIATKLRGYQGLKESCFPALLDRFASSHQCNAYCELLGLTPLKGPEVAHPQAKAKGSKSPSAGRKGSQLSPQPQKKGLPSPQGTRKSAATSKAAPQASEPVAAQLLGQPPTQEEGSKAQGMR